From a region of the Spelaeicoccus albus genome:
- a CDS encoding HAD-IIB family hydrolase, which translates to MSDAAQHDATTPGALVFDLDDTLAPSKSPLDPAMASLLGRLLDVVEVAVISGGQFEQFRKQVITPLTDSGAGGLNRLHLLPACGTQHYEFDGRGGWNRTYLEALTDDEKERTFAALEESARALNLWEDDTWGPILEDRESQVTFSALGQSAPVEQKKSWDPTGDKKRRLREAVDARLPDLEVRAGGSTSIDVTRKGRDKGYGINQLLALTNFTMDDLLFYGDQLEPGGNDYAVKALGVRCIAVTDWHETARHLEKFLAGR; encoded by the coding sequence ATGTCCGACGCCGCACAGCACGACGCCACGACACCCGGAGCGCTCGTCTTCGACCTCGACGACACGCTGGCTCCCTCCAAGTCGCCGCTGGATCCAGCCATGGCATCGCTGCTCGGGCGCCTTCTGGACGTCGTCGAAGTCGCCGTGATCTCCGGCGGCCAGTTCGAGCAGTTCCGCAAGCAGGTGATCACGCCGCTGACGGACTCCGGCGCCGGCGGGCTCAACCGGTTGCATCTGCTTCCGGCCTGCGGCACGCAGCACTACGAATTCGACGGACGCGGCGGTTGGAACCGTACCTACTTGGAAGCGCTGACCGACGACGAAAAGGAGCGAACCTTCGCCGCTCTCGAGGAAAGCGCCCGCGCCCTCAATCTATGGGAAGACGACACGTGGGGCCCGATTCTTGAAGACCGTGAATCGCAAGTGACGTTCTCGGCGCTCGGCCAATCCGCACCGGTCGAGCAGAAAAAGAGCTGGGATCCGACCGGAGACAAAAAGCGACGGCTGCGGGAAGCCGTCGATGCGCGGCTTCCCGACCTCGAAGTGCGTGCCGGCGGGTCGACTTCGATCGACGTCACCCGCAAGGGCCGCGACAAGGGATACGGCATCAACCAGCTTCTCGCACTGACCAACTTCACGATGGACGACCTATTATTCTACGGCGACCAGCTCGAACCGGGCGGCAACGACTACGCCGTCAAGGCACTCGGCGTCCGGTGCATCGCCGTGACGGATTGGCATGAGACCGCCCGCCACCTCGAAAAATTCCTCGCCGGCCGATAG
- a CDS encoding DUF6177 family protein, with the protein MSNDFVAVCRDEPTQDLIGAALQDTGGGHAIRTSSGGTVLHVGPGGRVVLELPRRIRVPNESIRLFGAPDPNTPAPSWWIDAHARDGDPTARDYAATLIRSIAAHATGFTVGVTDDGLRPLNSSPVDDENSPVVVRQAKPTVYLSEQLAREFTGAVESGRQVVVLTEPDCALTLPAGARLAAVEGSWVVDNGSEYYDGYSGQTLKWDGASFTSRDDVSDAFTDNVNAARGALHVQAEVLHPASAQTRIGDFTAAVFRAATGSDPEGWGVIEPASEPWHVPAVTELARSRAPSPTTLAVVGSSAGDGTAVAVLTVARSKAGVHESVELLAEVSDPLDHAQRDDFAAAVHAARARTAVAGHHMGLRGTARSPHFSGITVPAVAVFGPESLADTGADHALELAGDTGRLIGTKPVRSLVVRYADEPVVGRDHPLKEYANLVDALAGGRTS; encoded by the coding sequence ATGAGCAACGATTTTGTGGCAGTGTGCCGAGACGAACCCACCCAAGACCTGATCGGCGCGGCACTTCAGGACACCGGCGGGGGCCACGCCATCCGAACAAGCTCGGGCGGCACGGTTCTTCATGTCGGTCCGGGCGGCCGGGTGGTATTGGAGCTGCCGCGACGCATCCGCGTCCCGAATGAATCGATCCGTCTGTTCGGCGCCCCCGATCCAAACACTCCGGCGCCCTCGTGGTGGATCGATGCCCACGCACGCGACGGAGATCCGACGGCTCGCGACTACGCGGCAACGCTGATCCGATCGATCGCGGCGCATGCCACCGGGTTCACTGTGGGCGTCACGGATGACGGATTGCGGCCACTCAATAGTTCACCGGTGGACGACGAAAACTCGCCCGTCGTCGTCCGGCAGGCCAAGCCCACCGTGTACCTCTCCGAACAGCTCGCTCGAGAATTTACCGGCGCCGTCGAGTCCGGCCGGCAGGTCGTGGTGTTGACCGAGCCCGACTGCGCATTGACTCTGCCGGCCGGCGCGCGGTTGGCCGCCGTCGAGGGGTCGTGGGTGGTCGACAACGGCAGCGAGTATTACGACGGCTATTCGGGGCAGACCCTCAAGTGGGACGGCGCTTCGTTCACGTCACGCGACGATGTCAGCGACGCGTTCACGGACAACGTCAATGCGGCCCGCGGAGCCCTCCACGTGCAGGCCGAAGTGCTGCATCCGGCGAGCGCGCAAACGCGGATCGGCGATTTCACCGCCGCGGTGTTTCGGGCGGCGACCGGCAGCGACCCCGAAGGGTGGGGCGTCATCGAGCCGGCGAGCGAACCGTGGCACGTGCCGGCAGTCACGGAACTCGCCCGGAGCAGGGCGCCGTCGCCGACCACGCTGGCCGTGGTCGGGTCTTCCGCCGGCGACGGTACGGCGGTAGCGGTCCTCACGGTGGCGCGCAGCAAGGCCGGCGTGCACGAGTCCGTCGAGCTGCTCGCCGAGGTGTCTGACCCGTTGGATCATGCGCAGCGGGACGATTTCGCCGCCGCCGTGCATGCCGCCCGGGCGCGGACCGCCGTGGCGGGCCACCACATGGGACTGCGCGGCACCGCGCGGTCCCCGCACTTCAGCGGCATCACGGTACCGGCCGTTGCGGTGTTCGGTCCCGAATCGCTGGCGGACACCGGCGCCGACCACGCCCTCGAACTCGCCGGGGACACCGGCCGGCTGATCGGCACCAAACCGGTACGTTCGCTCGTCGTCCGCTATGCCGACGAACCGGTGGTCGGCCGCGACCACCCGCTGAAAGAGTACGCAAACCTCGTCGACGCCCTGGCCGGAGGACGAACCTCGTAG